A stretch of Passer domesticus isolate bPasDom1 chromosome 23, bPasDom1.hap1, whole genome shotgun sequence DNA encodes these proteins:
- the CYLC2 gene encoding LOW QUALITY PROTEIN: cylicin-2 (The sequence of the model RefSeq protein was modified relative to this genomic sequence to represent the inferred CDS: inserted 2 bases in 1 codon) yields MGDRKDTKRDRKDTKRGRKDTKKGQEGHQKGXRKDTKKDRKDTKKGQEGHQKGKDTKKGQEGHQKGAERTPKRTERTPKGTERTPKRTERTPKGQKGHQRDRKDTKRGRKDTKRDRKDTKRDRKDTKKGQEGHQRDRKDTKKGQKGH; encoded by the exons ATGGG ggacagaaaggacacCAAAAGGGATAGAAAGGACACCAAAAGGGGCAGAAAGGACACCAAAAAGGGACAGGAAGGACACCAAAAAGG CAGAAAGGACACCAAAAAGGACAGAAAGGACACCAAAAAGGGACAGGAAGGACACCAAAAGGG AAAGGACACCAAAAAGGGACAGGAAGGACACCAAAAAGGGGCAGAAAGGACACCAAAAAGGACAGAAAGGACACcaaaagggacagaaaggacaccaaaaaggacagaaaggacaccaaagggacagaaaggacaccaaagggacagaaaggacacTAAAAGGGGCAGAAAGGACACCAAAAGGGATAGAAAGGACACCAAAAGGGATAGAAAGGACACCAAAAAGGGACAGGAAGGACAccaaagggacagaaaggacaccaaaaagggacagaaaggacac